The proteins below come from a single Megalops cyprinoides isolate fMegCyp1 chromosome 5, fMegCyp1.pri, whole genome shotgun sequence genomic window:
- the ccng2 gene encoding cyclin-G2: MEAFKLMKQLKTNFEQEAHYLPREKGLNLIESSLENDRQISARCRDARVEDLWSLTNFFGYSTQTFVQAVNLLDRFLAMMKVQPKHLSCISLSCFHIAAKVVEEECNISSTHDLIRISQSKFTVSDLSRMEKIISEKLNFQFKAITALTFLHLYHEVTLLHTSEGKDSLNLDKLEAQLKACLCRLVFSKAKPSVLALSLIAQEIEALQSADLLEIAQHIQRHLKIADGELLYWRELVAKCMMDYSSPECCKPDNKKLVWIVSRRTAQNLHSSYYSVPELPTIPEGGWDESGSEDSSEDMSCGEDSLGSDSEGPCFPPRPRRHSYGHT, translated from the exons ATGGAAGCCTTTAAACTTATGAAGCAACTGAAGACAAATTTCGAACAAGAAGCTCACTATCTGCCGAGGGAGAAAGGGCTGAACCTGATCGAGTCCTCCCTGGAG AATGACAGACAAATCTCGGCACGGTGTCGGGACGCCAGGGTTGAAGACCTCTGGAGCCTGACCAATTTCTTCGGTTATAGTACCCAGACCTTTGTACAGGCCGTCAATCTGTTAGATAGGTTCCTGGCCATGATGAAG GTCCAGCCAAAGCACTTATCCTGCATCAGCCTCAGCTGTTTCCATATCGCAGCTAAagtggtggaggaggagtgcAATATTTCATCCACCCATGACCTTATTCGCATCAGCCAAAGCAAATTCACTGTCTCAGACCTCAGCCGAATGGAGAAGATCATTTCGGAAAAGCTGAATTTTCAGTTCAAAGCCATCACAGCCTTAACCTTTTTGCACCTCTACCACGAAGTGACTCTTTTACATACCTCAGAGGG GAAGGACAGCCTGAACCTCGACAAATTGGAGGCGCAGCTGAAAGCCTGTCTTTGTCGACTCGTATTCTCCAAAGCCAAG CCGTCAGTATTAGCGTTGTCCCTCATCGCCCAAGAGATTGAAGCCCTCCAGTCAGCGGACTTGTTAGAAATTGCACAGCATATTCAGAGGCACCTAAAG ATCGCTGACGGGGAGCTGCTGTACTGGAGGGAGCTGGTAGCCAAGTGCATGATGGACTACTCTTCACCTGAATGCTGCAAGCCAGACAACAAGAAGCTGGTTTGGATCGTGTCCAGGCGGACGGCACAAAATTTGCACAGTAGCTACTACAGCGTTCCTGAACTGCCAACTATCCCAGAAGGCGGCTGGGACGAAAGCGGAAG CGAAGACTCCAGTGAGGACATGAGCTGTGGGGAAGACAGCCTGGGCAGCGACTCAGAGGGGCCCTGCTTCCCGCCACGCCCCCGCCGCCACTCCTACGGGCACACCTAG